CTTTAGGTAATACCAGGGTGTGATCTGATAGAATACAGTTTAATTCCTCTTTTTTATGTTCATTTCCACTTGCTAATAATATCTTCATTTTTACAGTTTAAAGTATATCAAGGGTAGGGAGAAGAGATTTTAAAGCTTTTTTTAGGTAGAAAAGGGATGAATCAACAGTTCCTTTTGGTATACCAAGTACCTGGGCTACCTCCTCATTTTTTGGTCCACAGTTTCTATTGTTAAGTTTAAGCTCAATTAGGTTTTTCCTCTCCTGCTTCTCTTGCATATTTTTAGATAGCACCTCTTTTTCATAAGATTCTTCCATAGTGTTTATCTTTTTTTGAATCCTTGTCACCTCAATAAAGAGTCGATTATATCTCTCTCGTAAATAATCCCTATTATGAACTCTTTTATAACAGAGGTTATTAAGAACTTCAATTTTGTCAAACAACCATCTTGGAGGTCTATCTAAAAGTGATGCTAATAGATTTATCTGCTCGTAGCTCAATACCCTCGAATTCTTAAGTGTGAAGATCTCTAATCTCTTCCTAATAGTCTCCTTACCTACTTTACCATTATTAATTAAAAGGAGTTTTTTGGCTTTTTCAGTAATCTTATACTCCACTGGAGTCTCAGTAACACAGAGTCTCTCTTTAAACTCTGTTATATAGTGGTATTTACAAGCTTCAACTTTATCCCTCTCTATTACATATGCCTTATTAAAACTGAACATAATCCACTTAATGTGTTTATTTAAATAGTGGGTAAAACTAGCTAAATCTGTGTTGTATTTATCTATAATAGAATTAACTCTAGGAATAAATTCTACTATAAAATCCCCAGCTTCGATATATCTATCTTTACTAACCTGATTATATGCATACTCAATAATCCCATCATTAAATTTTTTTCTACTTATTGCATCAACTTTATACATCTCATACATTTTTTCAATATCCATAAAAACTCCTATGTAATAACTCATACTGTTTTTATCGATATTAATTCAAAAAGTATAATAATCCCTATGGGTTATAGATATTAATTAAAGTGATATAAATAGTCTTAAAGCATACTAGAGCTGTAAAACGTTGATATAAAAAATTAAATAAAGATATATCTAAAGAGTATATGTTTTTATATATTTATAAGTTTTAAAATCAAATTAAGTCTATGTATAATTGTAAATGGTTAGAATTAATTTAAATATTAGCTCTAGATTAGAGGAGGGAGATAATTGAGATTGGAAATAGTCATCAATTATATTATGATTAGTTTAATAGGAGAAATAAATGAAAAAGAATGGTTATTTATCAGGTCAGTTTTTAATACAGTTAGCAATAGGTCTATACTTTGCCCTTAGTGGCCTCTTAGGTATTATGGGGTATAATCAAGGAGTAAATCAGTTATTCAATGGTATTAATAAACTAACTGGAACTACAAATTATCTACCACTTATAATATCTATCCTTTTCGCTTTAGCAGGTTCAGGTATGATTTTAGGACTATTTTTAAGTATAAAAAATAGTTTCATCTATTTTGTGGTTTTTGTATTATGGATTGTTTATATTATAATGAATTTTTTCACTGATAATTTTATTAAACCAAATTTACTTATTTGGTTAAAGGATCTATCACTTCAGCTAATTATTTTAGCCGGGTTATGGAATACAACCCAAAGAATTAAGTAGTTATCTTAAAAAAATATACTATACTTAATTTTATGAAGTTGAATAAAAAAATTACATTAGCTGTGTTGTTATTAATAAGATCCCTTATTATTTTTAGTGAGGATAGTAAAAATATTCTTTTTTTATCCTCATATAATCCTTCTTTTCCAACTTTTGTTGAACAAGAGAATGGAATAAGGGATCAGCTTATAGGCCAAAACTATCTTTTGGATATTGAATTTATGGATAGTAAGAGGTTTACTTCCAAAGAGCTAGACACACTTTTTTTTAAGACACTTAAAATTAAGTTAGATAACTTACCAAAATATGATGGAATTTTAACCTCTGATGATAATGCTCTAAAATTCGCCGTAAAAAATAAGGATGTACTTTTTAAGGATACTCCTATTATTTTTTTTGGTGTAAATGATCTAGATTATGCAAATGAGATGAACTATATCAGCAATATTACAGGATACATTGAGGACACCTCTGTAGAAGAGACCCTTGAGCTAATTTTAAAGATTCACTCAAATAATGAGGATCTTATAATTATTAGTGATTCAACAGTATCTGGTCAATCGGATCTAAAAAAAGTAAAAGATACAATATATAAATATTATAATATGGGGTATAAGGTTCTAGATCTTTCAGGATTAACTTTTAACCAGTTTGGTAAAAGATTGGAACAAATAAGTTTAACTCAACCTGTTCTCCTACTCTCAGCTTATAAAGATGTAAATAATGAACATAAAACATTTAATGAGAGCCTTAATTTTATACTATTACATCTAAAATCACCATTATACCATCTGTGGTATCACGGTTTAGGTCAGGGGATAATTGGTGGTAAATTAATTAGCCATTATGAACAGGGAAAGGCTGCTACAATACTTTTAAAGGATGTAATTGATAATAAAAGGAAAGTTGAGAATATAAAAGTATCTACAAAGAGTCCAAATAAGTATCTATTTGATTATAATGTTCTAAAAAACTTTAATATAAAAAGATCCAAACTACCTAAGGATAGTGGGTATATAAACCTTACTAATCTATCCTTTGAGAATTCAAGGGATCTATTTTGGTTAATATTACTTTTATCTGTTCTCGTTATATTAATTATATTAATTATATTAATTTCAATTAAATATAGACTAACTAAAAAAAGATTATTAATTGATAATGCAACTACTAAATCCTATGTAGATTCAATTATCAATTCAATTAATATTGGTATTATCAGTTTAGATAGAGATTATAATATTATTAGTCAAAACAGGTATATAAAGAATCTTTTTAAAGGTTATGCCAGTGAATATGGTGGAAACAATATATTTCAAGTCTACCCATTTATAAAACATATTTCAAAATGTAAAGATGGTCGAAGAATTATTGATTATATCGGAAGTATGAATAAATATTTAGAATTTTCAAGTCAACCTCTAGAGAATAATACTGGTTATATTATTCAGGTAGAGGATGTCTCTAGTAGGATTGAGTTTGAGAAAAAATTATTGAAGCAGAGAAGAGTAAGGCTGTAGGTGGTTTAGCTGCAGGTATGGCCCATGAAATAAATAACCCACTCGCTGGGGTTGTTCAAAATATCGCGGTTTTGGAAAATAGACTATTAAATCCAGAGAGTAATATAAAAAATATAGAAGCTGCTAGAGCCGCTAAACTAGATTTAGAAGCATTGAAGAAGTACTTAAACGATAGAAAATTAATAGAAATTATAGAGTCTATAAGAATATCAGGTTTACGGATATCTTCTATTATCTCAAATATGTTGAATTTTTCTAGAAAAGACGACATGTTTAAAATTAACACACTCCATGAATTAATAGATTCAAGTCTTATTCTTGCCGCAACAGATTTCAATATTGAACAGAAGTTTGATTTTAAGGCGATAGAAATTGTAAAAGATTTTAATTCAAAAGAGATAAAATTAAACTGTAATAAGGCCGAAATCCAACAGGTATTATTAAATATCTTTCATAATGCTGCTCAAGCTATGATCCTTGGAAATACAGAAACTCCAAAAATAATTATTACCACATCAATTGAAGGCAGTAGAGTTGTTATAGAAATTAAGGATAATGGTCCTGGAATAAGTAGTAAGGATAAAGAAGATGTATTAAAACCATTCTTTTCAACTGAAAATAGGCCTAACGGAACAGGACTTGGATTAAGTATTGCAGATTATATAATTACAAATCACAACGGTGAGCTATTTATAGAGTCTGAGTTGAAAGATGGCGTAAAAGTAGTTATAACTCTTCCCTATGAAGGAGCATAAAAAAAAGGGCCTACAGATGTAGACCCTAAACTCTATACTTTAGCAGCCATAGACTCTTTTGCACCTTTAATAAGGAACTCTAATCTATTTGCTGTATTAACCTCACTTGTACCTGCATCCATATCAAGGAATAGTAGGTTAAGATGAGGATGAACCTCTTTTAATTTTTTCTCGACACCCTTTGCTACTATGTGGTTCGCGATACAACCAAATGGTTGTAAACAGACAACATCATTAATCCCATCTTTAACATAGGTTCCAATTTCTCCAGCAACTAACCACGCCTCACCATATTGGTGATTGATACTTAAAACCTTCTCTGCAGTTTCACCTATATCTTGAATGTGGTGAATAGGACTCATCCCTAGGTGATAGTTAGATAGTATAGCATTTGCTCTACCTATAAAACTATAACATACATTCTCGGCAGCTTTTAATGCTTTTAAGTAGACCTTGCTTTTAGGTAAGATATTAAAGTCACTATTAAATGGCTTAGCAACAAAGGATTTTAAGAAGAAGGTAATTAGAGGTGTAACTTCGACCTCAATTCCCTTACTCATTAACCAATTATTGATATATCCATTGGAGAAGTCGTTAAATTTAACATATATCTCTCCAACTATACCAACTTTAGGTAGTTCTGTTGGATCAACTTCTATCTGGTTAAACTCATTTACACACTGCTCTAGAAGGTTAAAAAGTTTACCATGTTTCCCAATTTTTAAAAGAGGGTAGGAGAGTTCTATATACTTATCCACTAGTTTCTGAGCATCACCCTTATTTTTCTCCCTAACAGCAGTTCTATAGAAAAGTTTTGATAGACAGTCTCCAAAAAGGGAACCAAAGAATGATGTATATGTAAACTTTACAGGACTAACTTGGAAACCTGGTTGTAAATTTAGGGGTTTACTAGTTGATGTTGAAACTGTAATAACAGGAACATCGTGGAAACCTGCATTAACAAGACCTCTTTTAAGTAGAGATGCATAACTTGATGCCCTACATTGTCCTCCTGTCTGAGTTAGTCCTACAGCTACTTCGTCAGGGTTATACTTTCCAGACTCAAGGGCTTTAATAAGATCTCCAATTACAATTGTTGCAGGGTAACAGATATCATTATTTGTATATTTTAAACCAATTTCAATACTAGACTTATCTGGTTCTGGTAGAACTTCAAACTTATATCCATCTAATTCAAAGGCTGCTGTTAAATATCTTGTATAAAAATTAGAGAACTGTGGGGCTAATATAGTTCTTCTTTTAACATCTAACTTATCAAATAAAGGAAGTACAACTCTTGGTTTATGCTCCCGAATGTAGTTTTCTCCCCGCATTTTCATAGACTCAATTAATGATCTAATTCTTAATTTCACAGAACCAGGAGAGCTTATTTCATCTATTCTAAGTACTGTAGGATTCTTTCCAAATACATTTAATATAGGTTTAACTTCGTCTACAACTATTGCATCAGGCCCACAACCAAAGGAGTTTAATTGAACAACCTCAATATTATCCCTCTCTCCTGCCCAGATTGCTGAGTCATAAATTCTATTTGGAAGTGTCCATTGGGATAGAACATGTACATCTTGGTGCATATCGCTTCTATCCTCTTCTGGTATACAATCCTCTGTAATTACGTCAACACCAATTGCTGTTATCATCTCTGGTGCTTTGTGATTTACTAGGGAATCCACATGATATGGTCTCCCTAATAACATAATTACCAGTCTTCCATCCCTCTCTGCAGCGTCAACTA
Above is a genomic segment from Thiospirochaeta perfilievii containing:
- a CDS encoding sensor histidine kinase, with amino-acid sequence MAHEINNPLAGVVQNIAVLENRLLNPESNIKNIEAARAAKLDLEALKKYLNDRKLIEIIESIRISGLRISSIISNMLNFSRKDDMFKINTLHELIDSSLILAATDFNIEQKFDFKAIEIVKDFNSKEIKLNCNKAEIQQVLLNIFHNAAQAMILGNTETPKIIITTSIEGSRVVIEIKDNGPGISSKDKEDVLKPFFSTENRPNGTGLGLSIADYIITNHNGELFIESELKDGVKVVITLPYEGA